CTCAACATACTGAACTGCATTTACGGTATcacagaagttaaaaaataagtaaattgaagaacattatttataaaaagattagaagtcttttgtatatatttggttcctttcttccttcaaaatAAACAGAAGACTGCATGCATATCACAGAAGAAAGGCAAATTCGTTGCTACTACAGTGAGGGAAAAATCATTCAAGGACAGTatacacttattttaaaatggctTTAGTCAAGCTGCCAAGAGTAGTGTCAGGTTTGATTCTCACATACATAAATGCCAGTCCCAAAAAGCAACTACGACTTCTGCACCTGGCTTAAAACAAAATGTTCTGAAAACTTTCTATTTGTTAATTGGTATAACCCGCCCATTCAGGCCTCAATTCCCTTTGGACTTGCATATGCACTTCCTACACACAGAAGTAGCCCGTTATGCAGCAATAACATCATAATGAAAAGCCACAATTCTGTGCAGGCTCCACAGAGAAATCTCATTTGCATTTCAAACAAGTTTCCGCAAAATAAGTGTCTTCTgactaaataaaattacaattcaAACTTCTTACCCACAAAAAAATAGCTTTTACTACataacttccttttcttttttgtaagtgCATAATTTCTTTTATAGTTGCCCACATATTCATACAATTTAACACTATTAAGTctaataataatgtattcatGGTTTGTTTCTGTAACTTAGGAACATTTACTGGCCTGGTTTTTAACAGCTtggtattatttgaaaatattaattttcttgttAGCATTTTTGGATCTTCCATTTGTTCTGATTTCAATCCCTAAGAGGCTGGCTTCCAGCAGGataaaaatgataagaaaagatGATAATTCCCTTTTTCCAACCTTACCAACAGCTCCATGATTCAAAAAAAAAGCCTTCACCTTTGCAAATGGAACAAATATGTCCCATACAGCCACTCGAGGAGCTTTTCCACAAAGATCCACTCTAAGCTTCCTAAAAATCAAACTCAGTGTCTCAGTCTGGTCACAAAGAAAGCCTATTTTGTTGGATtgaaaaaaactcaaaattctAAAAAGTACTTATCTATTATTACTATACTTGAAATCAAAGAATATTAGtgtgaaaaaaacaacaaagaccaGATctcctcaataaattaaaaaattatggccagttagctcacttggttagagaacagcctgataatgccaaggtcaagtgttcaggtccccttaccagctggccagccaccaaaaaatttttaattaaacatttgatATTTCTATGGCTTAAGTGTCTCTGTCTTATAAAatcaacacaatttttaaaaatttttaagttaaatgtattttgaagtaatttctCACTTTGCTCTGGTTGATAATAAAAGCTTTTCCAAAAATGTTACTTCTGTTGAAAGTCCATTGTAAATGTCTTCAGCCATCTTGTGCAAAGCAGATAGTAATCTCAATGGTTAATTAATGTTGATCTAAATGAAAGACTTGCCCTCCCAgcctccccaaaaagaaaaaagatgtaaaaatgcTAAACTTAATGCTGAAGTAACAtttgccaaaaaaacaaaaattgttagtTTTGTAACTCAATAGGCCCAAAAAGCTGAAAATCAtcaaaaattatatctttttaaaaattcacattacGACtccaatattaaaatataacccCAAATACAAAGTGGTATTAAgtaaaggctggccagttagctcagttggttaaagcactgccttgtaacaaaGTGGTATTAGGTATTTATATCTTACCTTTCCAAACACATTAATAAACTTTTTCTTCCTAAAGTAGCCCCTAACTAGAATATCTTTGTCCCTGTATCCCTGACGGCTTATATAACTTACACCACCCTTTCACAGAAGAAtgacaaaaaagacaaagaaatggtgAAAAGTAATTAAGGATAAGACACTGAATTTGCGGATTCACTATTCTGATAGTCCACAGATCAACACTAACAAGTTATTAGTGATCAACACTAAGAAGGAGCTTCATAGCTCCTAAAAATAATTGTGCATCTTCTCTAACTGAATTTTATATGTACCAATCCTAGTTCCCCAACTGAATTGTAAACACTATAAAGGCAGAGACTTAGCACCTGGGAGGCAGAATACACTAGGATAAGAGAATGGATTTTAGAATCACACAGACCCAGATAAGAATCCTGGCTCCATCCTGTGCAAGCTGTTTGACCTTGTGCAAGTGACTTCATTTCTCTCAGCTTCAGTTTTATTATATGTAGAGAAACAAGAATAAGTAATACATACCTCAAGAAGATTGGGAGGATTCAAatgacttaataaaataatataacaacATAGTGCTAGCATATACCAATATCCCTTATTTCTCTTCCCTACTACTATTTATCCTTCACAGTGTGTAGAAGACCATCGACTGCAAAATACaggatcaataaatatttcctgattaACTGATACATTTCTCTGACTTTGTTTAATTATTTACATGAAGGCAAAGGGGCTTTTCacagatattaaataatttttaaaataatcaccaTTCAACCTAAAATAGTATTTCTTATTGTGTTTCATAAATAGTCTAATAAAACACTCAGAAAgttgttttgcttattattggaCAAATCTTCATAAATAGTTATATTCAATTCAACTTAACAAGGCACAAAAATCAAGAATACATGTTTTCTGTAAATTCATTTactaatttaaagtttttaactATTTAGTAGtaacaggaaatttttttaatttaaaaaaaagtttacatttcaaatacaaacaaaaattaaaaaccattCTTGGTTGATCTCTAGAACCCAACCACTTActgttcatcatttttttttttttaccaacccATTATGTCTATTGAACATATGCATTCTGTGTACTTACTAAGCATTTATTTGCACTTGCATCTTCTGTGTCAGGTTGTCAGGTTAACTTTGCTgtgtaacttttttaaaaagctacctgAATTTGTCCAAAGAAAAGTCTCATGTTTTTTGGAAAACCAATGCTGCTACACTGTTTCCGGATCTGCCTCCAAAGCTGAACTTGGGTGTTGGCAGCTCTTCGAAAAATTCAAATCCTGTcagacaaaattaaaatacttttactAGGGATTCAATCTCACAGTTAAGTGAGATTTGTTTTAACATTGTACTTTCAAACCCTGTATAAAACTATGTGATTCCAAACTCTAAATTGTGAACtgaatttcattttatgattttcaaTTCTTCTGTGTATGCAGGGCATACGGGGACACATCCAAAAACACTTTGAATTGAACGAGGAACAAACAAGATttaaaacaaattggaaaaaagaAGCATTCCATCCATCCCCCATTTCCTGTTTCCTACCCCTTCAATGCTGCCATCTCCATCAGCCTACATTACCACTTAGTTTGTAGGAAGCAGCTATGTGTTGAgttcctaccatgtgccaggaactgttttgAGTGCTTTATAGGTAGGTGGTAACTCAAGTAATCCACACCCCACATATAAAAGTACTTACTACggaaaggttaaatgacttgcaaataaaaatgaatttgtagaagatgaaaaatttctggagatggatggtgatgatggctgttgcacaacagtgtgtgatgtacttaatgccacagaacttaaaaatacttcaaatagtaaattttatcttatatatgtattttaccacagtttttgaaaaaacagaatttgtaaCAAAGATCAAGACCCAAAATAAACTAATGAGGGGTCTGGGAATACAAAGAACTAGTAACTTTCAAAGCAGCACAGTATATAGCTCAAAAAAAATTACCTTGGAATCAAAATTCCTGGGTCCAAGTCCCAACTTTACCACTTACTAAGAGAAAGATATGCAGGTAAAGTTACCTTCACCAGGATCCTTAATTCTATACAAGGAGGTTACATATACTAATGTCCCTATCAAACTCACAGTGATTTTGTAAAGATCTAAATAAGATAATGCAGTGTTTTCCtgaactgtaaaataaaatggaagtgtAACATTTTgttgcaaaataaaatacagagctgataactccaaggtcaagggttcaatccctgtattggccagccaccccccaaaattaaaataactaaaatgaacaaagctggaaggTCACTCACTAAAATGCTAACCAAAGTTATCCCTCAATGATGGAACTACAAGTATTAGTTTTGAGGGATTTTTttctgggggaaggagggatcCTGCATTTTCTAAGTTTCCATACTTTGAACTCAAATAACCctcataaacagaaaaaaatgtttagaaggatatatattattatattgatTGGTCAATACAATAACATACATTCTGGTTATACTGATGGCTTATACTGTGTTTCATTATACATTCTAATTCATATTCTAAATCAAACTTCACCAAATCATAACAAGTAACTAAATATTAAAATGCTCattaaaaattgataataaaCTTTTCCAAAGAAGGACAGGCCTTCTAATactggaaaaaggagccactATGTTAGGTACAGGGGTATATATACCCATATTTGTTTTTGGAAATTTTACAcatgcttaaaatatttcagaataaaaattttcaagagaaaatgaaGCTGTGTGAATTTTCCTGAAagttttttagttctctgaacTAACCGTACAGTATTGAagttattatatttcaatatacaaTACACCAAAAGATTAACAGTGATTGTACTCCACTGATAATTAAGGAATACTTTTAATTACTTTAATCTATATGCTTATGTGTTGGGTTActgatatttttcaatttttttcataattaatcTGGATTACTTTTGTAGTAAAATATGTGCTGGTGGTGGATTTAATTCAGTAGGTGTAATAAAGTCAAGTCCCTTGGACATCAAATAAGAACACCCTAATATCTGGCAACTGATTCAAGTTAACCCTCACCAAAACAAACGACACcacaaaatgtttatataaatatcagGCCACCAAGGAAAAAATGCAAGATCCATTTCAACagttttatgaatatttatgtttcaaataagcaaagaaacaaagaacctTAAAAGATTGGTGAAACAAGCTTTATTCTATGAAAACGGAATGTGGTAGCCAATATGAGCAGCTAGTAACAAGACCTTAAGCAGTGATGTGTGGCAGTGTTCTGTTACTGTCCCTTATCTAATTCCAAACACCATTTTCTAAGAGACTCATGCCTAAAAAATGTCTTCAGCTGTATATAagtatttctttaacatttcctgTTATAACATTTAGCttatttaaattctgtatttagTTCTAAACTGAACATAACGAGTTTACTCAAAAGTTTTCAGACACAGACACATTTTTAAGCACTCTATACCAGGCTAAAGTCTGTTCCTCATtatcaaagacagacaagtatGTTTTTGTGTGCTGGCTTCAGGGGTAAAAGAGAACACCTGTATTTAGAAACTAGGAAAGGAACTTGCCCTACACAGTGTAACTGAGCATTTATTAAAACTGTCAAGCTTCAGGAAGAGGGAAAAACTATTGATACTGGGCCTCAACAGttctaaaggaaacaaatttaacatgtaagataataaaattaattgCATGAAATAAAAGGTAATAAATCAAATATAATTCTTGTTACCCAGAGGCAATGGTAATGAAGACATAAGCTCACATTTCAAGCCTCAAACACTTCAGGTTTTACATTATATAACCTGTCAAAGCCATTGAAGGCACACAAAAGGACATGTGTTAGGTGTTCTCCCTGCCTATTCCCTtaataccaaaaagaaaacaaactttaagATGAAGTGTATGAAGTATGGTTATAAATAATAGTACACGGTAAACTGATTTCTTGAGGTAATTCATTTCCCATTAGCTGGTGACAATTGAGGTTCAATTTTTAACCAAATATTTCAGTACCATATCATTTACTTAAGACTCCATCCTGAAAATTCCTCTCATTCTTACTAATTTGAAAAGGATTCTAAAGAAACTACAAGCAAATACCTATAGATTCTGAAGATACTTTCCCAGAAATCCCTGTGCACTATATGAATAAACCAGCAGATAAAATATTCCTTAAAACATACAAGAAACAATCTGCCAGAGACCTCAAAATGTTTTGTGTGTAGATTACAGATTCTCAGTTCTCGCAAGATCCCCACCTAGTAgacacagcactatttacagctAATAGGGCGAAAAAGGATCCTGCCTTGGCACCAAAATCTTGAAAAATGCACAGATTTCCTCAAGAATTAGTAGGTGGTACTTCTACCAATTCCCTACATTTTGTTTCTGTGCAATGTTAAGAATAATTGTTCTATATACCCTAAAAACAAGAAGACAAATCCTAAATACCTAAATGACCATTAGATACATATAAAGTGTCTATAAAATCAAAACTCACATCAtgtaagacttttaaaaatactacttcCATTTGCATTATTACAGATTTGCCAGTAAATCAGTACACTGAATTCAGAAGCACAACATATgtgcttttttttctggtttgattctctaaataatatattgtataccTTAAACAAAAGATTGTacagtttaaataaaaaacttaatttttataggCTCATAAATTTTAGTACTTAACCGCCAGGATttcttacaaatttttaaaaaggtctcTGGATCTCAACCAATGTTATTTCTCTGTGCTTTGTATATACACTTAAAAGTTATTACCAAGGTCAttaacagagaagaaaagcagGCAATTCCCacaaatagaaaagtaaaacagtataacaccaagggggaaaaaaaactatttaagtAAATGAAACCTAAGGTAAGTGCATGTTTAAACACCGTATACCTATTTACCTTCACTGAATTCATTCATCAACTCTTCCTTGGTCCAATTACATGAGGTTATTAGAAAAAACCCTTTTACTTTCAACACCCTGGAGAGAGATTTCACGTATTGCTTCCTCTTCTCAATTGCACTGTCAGGATTAAGGCTTATTGCATCAAAAGTCCCTTTGTCAACGCAAATATGAAATCCAGACagctttgtggaaagattcaaaAAGTCTtctacctatattaaaaataaatgtctatgtGAGAACAATTAACACACGATCTTTACAGAATTCAAGTGACAACCTGTAAAAGGTTATGGATAAAAGGACCCATTAATTACGATGgcattttacatataataaatatatattcaactTTATGGCTAACTTTTATGAGCTTCATTCCAAGATCATTAAAGCCAAGATTAGTAAAAGAGACAGATAGTGTTTCCTGGACATTGCAAATCTCTACAAATTTGGAAACAAATCAAAGCCAGGCATACTGCCTAATAATACCAGCACATTATGGAGCTCAAAAGTCTGATTCAAGAAAAAGTTGTTTCTgtcaaaaaatagaatatttgacatatttttcaaaatgacaaaatttatttGGAACTCAAGTCACTAGACATAAGATTTCTTGCTTATATGCTATGTTGTGTGACCTAAAGTAAGCAAAGTAAATCAAAAGTTTTTTTGCCTTGACTCAGCAGCTTACAAAGCTTCTAATGGATAATGAATGGCATAAAGcttaagaaattaaatgactGTTTAAACTAATTCCTAATTTGGTAAACATCATgcactttatgtttttaaattcgTACATCTTCATCTCGTTCATTTTCAATAACCTCATACATTATAAGCATTCGCAACAGTGATCTGCctcaattttataaaacattcacAATAATTTGCCAAGCCAATGAACTTAATTCTGAAAAGctattttgaaaaaacaattagGCAACTAGCTCATAATTACTCATACAAACTAAATAAAGTAATTGTTAATAGTGTTGCATCTAAAATTCTTATTGACTTAAAAATGtgaatgtttatttatatttaaaaatgggtTTTTCCATATCCCTCATGTGCAAAGAATTCATTAAACCTGAAAAAAAACAATGATTACCACTATGAAGAGCTAACTTTGGAGAAGATTTCTCATCCTAAATGCCTGTATAAAagtactcatttattcaacaaatattttgtggaCAACTATTGTACAGGTACTTTTCAGACACCAGAtacaacagtaaacaaaacagaaaagatccCTGCATGAGACTAATCTTATAAAgggaaagataaatattaaataagtttaACAATTTCAGAtaaagtgctataaagaaaatgaaagtagagTAGGAAGACatagagaataaaattttaaaaactaaaaaaaagagagactggGAAGAGAAATTTTTGGAAAAAGTAATGcaggggctggacagttagctcagctggttggagttAGCCGtataacaccaatgtcacagGTTAGGATCCAcatacaggccagccgccaaaaaataaaagaatttaaaattttttttaagaatcttAAAAATTAATGTGGAAGAGCTCTCTAAGAAGGTGATATTTCAGCAGAGATCTGAATGATGAGAACAAGCCAAACATGCTAAGATCTGGGGCAAGAATATTCTAAGCAGAGGGTAACAGGTTACAAAGACTGAAGAAGAACAAGATTGACATgtttcaaaaacagaaagaaagtcaGTGTGACTGGAGTACTGGTGACAAAGTgggaaagaggcaaagaaatgagaGACTTCGTAAAGCTGGGTGCGGGGTTTGGATTCCATTCTGAACGCAATGGGGAAGCCATTGGAGGACTGTGAGCAAGGAAGTAATACGAACTGATTCACATTTTAATAGATCACTCTGGCTGCCCTGTAGTAAACAGACATGACAGCAAGAATGGAAGTGGGGAA
Above is a genomic segment from Cynocephalus volans isolate mCynVol1 chromosome 7, mCynVol1.pri, whole genome shotgun sequence containing:
- the EEF1AKMT2 gene encoding EEF1A lysine methyltransferase 2 isoform X2, whose product is MNRLIRWMQKHKIPLDAAVLDIGTGNGVFLIELAKFGFSNITGIDYSPSAIQLSGSIIEKEGLSNIKLKVEDFLNLSTKLSGFHICVDKGTFDAISLNPDSAIEKRKQYVKSLSRVLKVKGFFLITSCNWTKEELMNEFSEGFEFFEELPTPKFSFGGRSGNSVAALVFQKT